A window of Phragmites australis chromosome 2, lpPhrAust1.1, whole genome shotgun sequence genomic DNA:
GTGTCATTGCGACAAGAGCCTTTGTGGTCCAAAAAGTGACCACCCTCGCCTTTGTGGCTTTTACCTGTGTGGCGTCAGTTGCCTGTTGTCTTCGGAGACGACCGATGAGGATACGTCCGAGGCCCTGAAGAGGGAGTTAGTGAGTCAATCATGGCATCAGAGCTCCTGGTTGTGGCCACGCTGCCGCTTTCGGTCGAAGCTACGCGTTGTACCGCGCCTCTAGCTCACCTCTTTCTACATACATGATGTTGATGCCATATGTGGCCGATGATAATCtgggatacataaacagtccaaaaagctcatgctagactgttatcttgtttctttactGCTTTTATTTCTAACGCTTACATCACTTGGTCTTTGTTGCAtatgactacagccttgcaaaCTTGTAGATGATCTCGATATGACGACCGTTAGCAtaacttaatcggaggtagcctgAAGAGATGGACGTAATTAACCGGAGTCGTTTTATGAAGCCTAaggaaccaagacaaagcaatcgccAGATCATTGAGATAGTCAGATAACGTGTACATGTATAATGAGAGAGattgtactttatgaattcggcatgaatgaataaagtttacatATTTTCGATTATTACATCCTACTATTTTTTATACTCTATATACTGACACACCCATAATATTACGTTCAAAGTTACATAATACAACTCAACGGCGCAAGTTTCTCTTGAATCCACGGAATACATGTAATCTAAAAATTATCAAATCAAATTAACAACTTTATCAATAACTCATTACATATAACACATTCTAACTTAGTTTCTCAGCTACGGCGAACATTTGGGTTTCCAAGAGACACAATTGACCTTGCACTCTTCCATCGTCCAGTGGCAATACTCTTTCCGACCTCCGTTCGGCCAGCATTAGCAATTCCGATAGTCAATACCACCGAAGTAAGCACACTTCGTTGCgacgcaaaaaaagaaaaaaaaaagaaaaaaaagaaaaaaaggacatctttctctcatctaatgGCGTGAAGTTGACAGCAGCAGCGATAGAACTCGATCCTAGCATCCAGTAGCTGAGGATGATTTGCAATATTTTTGTGTTCATCAGTAATCCTCACATATATATCTGTCATAAATTTAATGATAAGAACACACGATGATCGCGTATACTTACACTGTACAGGCAATGCTAGTGATCCAAAAGCACAGCGAACAAGAACATGGTCATCACGCCGTTGTCCCTCATATTGGATCTTTGGGACCGAGCTGTAAGCATCGAGGAGGAACTGCTCCACTCCATATATATAGAGGTAGAACCTGCCCacaatcttatatttactaattgaatgtttttttttcctctacgttaatctaaaaaaattctagaaatttctataaaaatgcaaaacatccgaccgtcgaattaattgattgactaactgtaaccatagatcaacaatcAGGTGaaacaacatagaagattaaaagACAAATCAAAGAGTCCAGCTCAAATACTACTTCTTGCCTTACCTTTCCTTcccttttttgttgtagatattaTTTGTCTAataaactccaacttagttacgttagcaatcaacacattttttccaaatcaattataatcaaacattacaaaattaaaacaacagaatgcaaacatattacggattatcacacaaaaataatatcaaagaatttataatgggtttcaaaaaaataatatgagatacgctgacgacattaaaaataataataatttcaaaaaatcaagaaacaaataaaaaatgaaaattataaactaGATCTATTcccaaataataaacatgattccaatattatgaacaaaaattatatttatattttgcattctaatatttaaatataaatagttgatgtatcttaaCATACTACcattattaatataaatatttacaaTTTAACTATAAGCTAAATTTCTAACCTGTGCAGACGCACGGGTTGATACGCCAGTGATAACTAATTTGTGTACGTTACCATATTGGCAAAGCTGGAGTATATGCTAAATGATTTCGAGACCACAATTATAGCGGTATAATCATCGATGAGTGAGTGAGCTTCCTATATATGGAGTTCATTATGCAAGAAGTTATAGACTTCCCGTACATGGTCAACAAGATAACAACTGTTTGAATGCTTTTCAGTTTCCGTTTCTCAGTGCACGCATGCCGTTAGACTTTCCTATCATTAGTCAGAGACAATCTGCAAGATTTTATTTACCtcaaatacaaaaataaaatggCCACGACTTTTAACGATGTAGCTTGGGAAAGTATCCAAAGCCAATAGCAAATTTATTTAAAGCATTCAAGCCCATATATACATAATCTGATTTAAAACGTCTATTAAGAGATCACTTAGTGTCCGCAGAAATTTAgcgaaaagaaaataaaggagaataAGCTATCTTTACTTCGCTCTCCTTGTTCTCATGCAATATCTCACTTCTCAGCACAAATCagaacattttttattttgctttATTAGCATTTACAAGGCATTTTTCATGTTATCACGACGGTTGAGCATCTCTGTGATGCCCTGAACCCACTTATGCTGATCATACTTGTTCCTGCACTCGAGTTCGATTACCCTTTCAACTGTCCTGATTCCGAAGTATCCTCTCTTATGGCTTCCATCCTCAAGCTCCCTGCCTGCCCATGCTGGTATCTCAGAGCACACATCAAGGACGACACCTGAAAATGCAACATCACAGGTCATAACCCTGATGATGAGTTGGACGTAGCATCGGGTTTAAgagtaataataaataaattactaTAAGTTTTTAAATCTTACActttttggttttgatgaaGGTGCCGGCCATATGTGCACTCTGCATCTTGATCACTACCTGGAAGCTGGAGTTTATGTACACTGTGACAAGCTTCCAGTGGAGGAtacctgcaaaaaaaaattcacttacTTTGGACAAATTTGTTGCCATCGTCTGATGTAGACATCTCAAGTTGTGATCAGACGTGTAAAGATCGAGTGTTATGTGAACTGCACACTGTTCATCGCCATACCCTGCCTGGTGCGTttgagaagctcgccgcctctGGAGACAAAGGCCAACGGCGATATGTCCCTGTCCGCCTCCCTGCCGTCTCCGGGCAAAGCTGTTGCCTGAATCTCCTTGTGAAGCCTCGCCCTCAGCATCGCAGCCCCGCGCAGAGCTGCAACCATCCATGTCCACGTTTCGATACTGTTTCTTGCAGTGCAATTCCAAGTTCAGTTTCTCGGATTGTCGTGCGTACCCGTTGCCGCGCCGGCGGTGAGCGCCATGACGTCGCCGCTGGTCTGCGCGTTCACGGCGGAGTGGATGGCTGCCAGGATCTGGTCGTGGCTGGCGCCGATCGCCTGCGCCATCTCCACGCAGTGCGACGCCACCAGCGCGGCCGCGGACGCGACGGCAGCCGCGGTCTTGGTGGCGCCGTTCGCGCCCCCGTTCTTGGACCGCTGCTCCGGCGGAGGCGCCGAGAACACCGCCCCGGCCACCAGAGCCGCGACCGCCGCGGCGACACCCGCCACGGACGTCGCCGCGTAGGCCTGCGCGTTGCGGGACCGGGCCTCGGCGCGCTTCTTCTCCCTCTGCTCCTTGATCCACGCGCCCACCGTCTTCCCCTTCCCCGCGGCTCGAAGCAGCTGCACAAGCAGCATCATTAATAAGCACAGCGATTTGCATTATGGATTTGAATAAGATGCGTGCAGGTTGTGTTCCGCACCTTGACGTCCAGGTTGGCCCTGGGTGAGACGGGCGAGCTCAGTGCTCCACCGGCTTCACTTGCCTGCGCCGCCGCGGCCATTGCCGCGTCTGCTCTCTGCAGAAAACAACGACAGGATCATGGTTATGGACCCCGGCAGTTGCCAATCCGGCATTCCATTGGACTTGGAGCATGTGCAATGCGCGCTCGCCTATGCCTTTTACCTGTTCATGTTGATGGCTGTCAAGTGGTGGCCTCTGCTCCGTCGTAGCGACAGCGACAGAGGCGGGGGCGTCAGAAGCGGCCTTGCTGCTCAGGACCTTGAGGGCCTTGGAGATCTCTGCGGCTGACAAGCTCCATGACCTCGCGAGGAACTCCATCGTCTCCGTCGGTGTCTCTGGTGGCCGGACTGACGTGGGAGGCCACTTCTCAGCGGGACCGCCTTCCTCCTCGATGCCCTCGAGCCTTGGAAGCTGCGCATTATTGTGCTGCTCCTGCGGCTCAAGGCATCGCTCCATTGCCTGATAAAACTTGATGCTTAGTGTTGATTGAAAGAACTGGACTCAAATCACGCCAGTGATTAGTTTGGAGGAGTAGCGCTAGCCTTTGTATCTGATGGCTATAGATAAGAGTAGCTTGATCAGAAAACAAGTAAACCAGAAGGTGCAATTGCTAAGCATGCCAGAACAAAGGAGAGATCGAGCAACATGAATTCAGAACGTACAAACACTTGAAAGACTCTCAGAGAGGGATCCACTTCCAGAGACTGAGTTAGATGGTAGGATTTGCAGCTAATAGTGTCATCAACTCATGAAGTCATGatcatgtatgctaggatctgTCGGAAGGAATTCAAACAAGTACACCATGTATGTAAAGGGATGAAGGACAGTGTCAGGTTGTCCCAATATATGGAAGATTGGATAAGACAAGCTATAGTCTGTGTTGTTAATTGCAGTACACTTGGGGgtatcatcatcatctagtTTAAGTCTCATCAAGTGTCATATGCCTTCCATTCCCCATGGCCTCTCCATAAAAAGGCTCAAAATTTGCTTTTGAAAGTAATGGGCTAGTGGCTAGCATCTTTTTTGTATTGTGCTCTTCTGTGGAGCCCTTGGAGTTTGGTGCCTTCGGTTTGAAAACGCAAGTCTTGTTTTATTATCATAGACACAGGTTTAATCGAGCAACTCAGGTAGTGCGTGACTAATTTTATTTTGCTAGCAGCATGATCCATTATGGTTATGATCGTGAAACATTTGATAAAAAGATGATGCATCTCTGACAGAACCGAACAGTTTTTGCTAAGCCAATTACTGGCCATTAGGCACATACTAGTCAGTCAGGATTTGGCATTCTTGCAACCATTTTTGTCTGCGATTTCTTTGAATAGATGCTCGTGCTTACCTTGGCATGTACAATGTTGGTACCTGCTGTAAGTCTGAACCCAGCTTACTGAATCCATGCAGATCATTCTCAATGCGGTACAGAAGAGTAGAAGGGAAACCTCGATTTCAATTTTCAGGCCGCATTGGCAGAGTGTATGTAATTGGGTGATGATGTTGTTACGTGCGCGTGATCTAAATCATTGGTAAGCAACAAAGGGAATAATTACAAAGTGCAGGCATCTCCaacttgagaaaaaatataatGTTCGGCGCACCACATTTGCCCTTCAATTGCTAAGAAACCATATGCCTTTTTGGTTAGCATTCCTTCTGAATATAGTTAACTCCAATGAGATGATAATCAAAGCGAGCGTCGCATTTAGTCAAGGAGCTTAATTACCCCTTGGCTGCTTTGCCCGGGAGATAATGCAAAGAGGGTTCATATGATTAGGTCCTCACGGAAAGAAGATGATGGCTCCAGCCTTCTTTTTCTAGGTGCAGAGAATGATTCCATTTGTAATCCGGGTTTCCCGCAGTTCGTGCCAAGCATTTTGCACCTCGAATGGAGGGAACCGATCTGTTTGTTTTTTGGACAACCGATTATTTATGGATTTAATGCAAAAGATTGAGGTGTTCTTTTGTAAAATTATAACTTATGCAAAAGAACTGCAGCACGACGACAATCATATTCACTCTGGTTCTGGCAGTAGGGATTTTCCCTACTGTAATCccctcaaaaaaaatatatattcactctggttggaaaaaaaaacagagctTACTGTAGTTTCTCAATTTTGATGGATGATGTTCCCTAGGTTTCCACCCGGGGTATTACAAACACCACGCACTTCCTACACATCAAATTCCAATCCAAAAGTTAAGATACCAAACAACTGCTGATTTGGAGAATCCAAAGCTAAATCTTCGGGCCCAAGATGTTGCATATTACCTCTAGGGAAATAGACAAAATGTCAAGAACAGGTCCACCTAAATCATCAGATGAGTCTATTATGAAATAATCTTATCTCTTCCACAAAGAAAGATGCACAAAGGTTTAAACTATCGATGATACATTTAGGCCAATTGTGGCTGCCCAGCTATGATGGTATGCACCAAGGAACGATGTGTAATATTTTCATGATTGCTAAATTTGTCCGTGCAGGGCAAACTAAAGGTATCGGAACAGGAAGGAAATTGAGCGGTTCACCTGCGCTCGAGCCACCTGTTTATAATTATGCCATCATGTTTGTTGATCACATCCAGTATGATAGAGGTTTAGCTTTAGCATGTcctcaccttttctttttcaccaCTTCTTAGTGAGCGACATTATGATGTAGAGCTTGTTCTTAGTGCTTTCTGACATCAAGTGGTTTTAAGATAAAACTTGCTTcctatttcaaaattttgatttacCCTCAAAATTCTGCTAACCGTACTGAGCAATACAACTAGCGGTGACACTCCAGGCAGTTGACAAaagatttgagatttcatttctTCCCTTATTCTCTTTTGCATGGCAAAAGAAATGAACACATTTCATAAAGCAAACATCTCGTTATCGCCATTCGTGCAACAAAAGATAAAGGTGGTCCATTGTGATAAGACCCTTTCCTAGTTTGGCGATAGTGGAAGGAGTCATTTGCTCCACAAAACCCTAAATTTTAGGGCAGCAACTCCAAGTGGGGAACCAAAGCGACCTTACCGACGTTTTAAGTACATTAGAGAGGAAACAAACAAAGCATCTCTCTTCATTTCAGAATCTAGGAAAGAATATGCATAGACAATGGCGGatccaaaacaaaaatattagGGTGTCCCACTTGTTAAACTAGATGTTCGAGTGTCTCATTTATTAGACTAGAAGATATCATATATAACTGATACATATGATGAAtaactgaaaaataaaaaattacagtaTCTTATACACCCTCTAGCTCTAACATGGGTCCGCCCCTGTGCATAGATATAGGTCAGAGGAGAACACATAGGAAGGTACCAGAGAACAAAGGATAAATACAGTGCTTCCGGCAAACCATTAGCATGGACATCGGAAATGCTCCAAGTGGCGAATGGCACAGAAGATAGGCTGCATTGAGAATAACAGTCACTAGCACAATAAATAAAACTGCACTTGCGCTACAAACTAACATAACAGTTTCTCTGTTCCTGCCGAGCACCTTCTCTTTGCTACCGCGAAAACTCCGATGGCATGGCAAGGTGCAGATCAAGACAGCAAAGGAGCCATTCGGGCAGCGTACATAGCTAGTGACAGCAAACAATGAAAATGTACGCAACTGATAACTGCATATACAAAATGACTGCATCTCGACCGTCAGTAACTTATAAGTGATCCACAATTCAAGAGACATGAATGCAGCCTATGTTCAAGGCATTGGAAAAACATTATACCACGATATTCACACGGTGCTAGCAACAAGGTATTTGGTACTCATAAACAATGAAGTTACCGGAGATAAATACACAGGAATAAGATAGCAAAATCTGACTGACAGACtggtttattttatttcattttccttttcaactGACAAACAAGATGTTTGATACATCATAAACAATCAAGTTACCCGAGATGGAGTATGCCACGTAGCACTAGAAAAGTGATTTTCCTCCGTACCTAAGGCCTGACGAAATGATACAGCACGACAACACAACCAAGCAAGTAACTAAGTTGTGACTCCCAACTCCAACGGCTGGATGGCCAACACGACAAGATAGTCTCAAGAAATTTTCTTATGCTATTGACATGGAAACTTGGAGTGCCAGAAAGTTTCATTAACTATCCTGAGTCAATTTTGTGCTAGCAAACCAGCGAATTGGACACTATACCTAAGATCCAAAGCTCAAACATTAGTTACTCGTTCTAATGAAACTATGTTCCATCAAAGTAGACACTTCACCAGAAGCAAGTTTTTCTAAAGCTTCACCAGAACTCCAGAAGAATTGGAAACTTACACTGCCAGAATAAGATAAGTGATTATAGCACCTCCCATGTCTTCAATTACCTCACCCCCCTTCgtgccttttctttggctacTACTTGAACCATTCCACAGCGACCTGATGCCAACAGTAGATTTTCAGCTGAGTTAATATGAAACACATCTATAAGCAGCTTAGCATGTCACTAGTAAAGtttatgaaaataaatttccacCAGATCCGTTAAAAAAAATCCACCAATTGTGCAGTACCTGCTTAATATGCTCTGGATATCCCAATGTAGACAACATCTACTTAAGAGGAACGTACTCTGCTCCTGTTCAGTTGAGCTTCTTCAGTACCTAATGCTATAAACATTTAGATCACAAAGCTAACCTCAACAGATAATCATATTGAGACGTGTAGAGGATGCGTATGGATAGATAGCAGAAAGTGCATAAACCCACACCATCATTATTTGCAATATGCCCAGCCcatatatttattaacataTAAACAATTTACAAGGCATCCAGGATTATGACAATAAATGTTTAAGCAGCAGCCCAATTAACTGCTCGAGCATTCATCACAACAGCGAGCAAACCTTGCATAATTAGCAGGTAGCATCATCATCCAACGCATCAGTAACCACACCTTACTAACATACATTAGACATCATTATGTCTACATTGACTTTGTGATACTTGACTCCAAATCACCACCTCAAGAGAACAGGGGTCTCTGACTCTAAGCATTTCCTCTTTGCTCCACAAGAGAGATGATCTGTATAGGAACAGGAATGCATTACGGATACCGAAAGTAAGAATCACAGCCAAATGCTACTGTTTGACGAATCTTACAAGTTTACCTGTCACTTTGCTGGGGCATTGTGCTGGAATGTAGGAAGCCAATTGCTTGATGAGCTAGTCATGCTCACAAAACCCTGATTATGATGAAAAGCATCAAACTGCCCTATTTGTCTTGAACTACCATTATCTCTCCACCAGGAACTAGGAAGAGCAACAGACGTTGTCAGCTGCGCTTTTCCAGCATCCATGTCTTGTCTCTGAAATGGTCAACCATCTTATAAATAATAAGAATAATAAGATATATCATATAACTAATCAAGCGACAACAATAATTGGAGGAGTTCTGCAAG
This region includes:
- the LOC133892348 gene encoding VAN3-binding protein, giving the protein MERCLEPQEQHNNAQLPRLEGIEEEGGPAEKWPPTSVRPPETPTETMEFLARSWSLSAAEISKALKVLSSKAASDAPASVAVATTEQRPPLDSHQHEQRADAAMAAAAQASEAGGALSSPVSPRANLDVKLLRAAGKGKTVGAWIKEQREKKRAEARSRNAQAYAATSVAGVAAAVAALVAGAVFSAPPPEQRSKNGGANGATKTAAAVASAAALVASHCVEMAQAIGASHDQILAAIHSAVNAQTSGDVMALTAGAATALRGAAMLRARLHKEIQATALPGDGREADRDISPLAFVSRGGELLKRTRQGILHWKLVTVYINSSFQVVIKMQSAHMAGTFIKTKKCVVLDVCSEIPAWAGRELEDGSHKRGYFGIRTVERVIELECRNKYDQHKWVQGITEMLNRRDNMKNAL